In a genomic window of Onychostoma macrolepis isolate SWU-2019 chromosome 08, ASM1243209v1, whole genome shotgun sequence:
- the si:ch73-236j9.2 gene encoding solute carrier family 35 member E2A isoform X1, producing MSGSGKRWLWPSLGSFRPRSERVLLARSESAPGEPVLKITITETTVIEADAGVWSSRALTHLALWYFFSFCTLFLNKYILSLLEGEPSMLGAVQMLSTTVIGCVKMCVPCPLYSHKSRAEYPPNFLMIMLFVGLMRFTTVVLGLVSLKNVAVSFAETVKSSAPIFTVIMSRLILGEYTGFWVNLSLVPVMAGLALCTATEISFNMLGFSAALSTNIMDCLQNVFSKKLLSGDKYKFSPAELQFYTSAAAVIMLVPAWIFLMDLPLMGKSERSFRLSQDIVLLLLFDGVLFHLQSVTAYALMGRISPVTFSVASTVKHALSIWLSIIVFSNPITLVSAVGTVMVFLGVLLYNKAKQMQRDSLVQHALEQSAESQQKPIIQDGDVTSAK from the exons ATGAGCGGCTCCGGGAAACGCTGGCTCTGGCCCTCGCTGGGCAGCTTCCGGCCGCGGTCGGAGCGAGTGCTGCTGGCCCGCAGCGAGAGCGCTCCTGGAGAGCCGGTGCTCAAGATCACCATCACTGAGACCACTGTGATCGAGGCGGACGCCGGCGTCTGGAGCTCCAGGGCTCTGACCCACCTGGCGCTCTGGTACTTCTTCAGCTTCTGCACGCTCTTCCTCAACAAGTACATTCTGTCTCTGCTGGAGGGAGAGCCGAGCATGCTGG GTGCTGTCCAGATGCTCTCCACGACTGTCATCGGCTGTGTGAAGATGTGTGTTCCTTGCCCCCTGTACAGTCACAAATCCCGCGCAGAATACCCCCCCAACTTCCTCATGATCATGCTGTTTGTGGGACTGATGAG GTTCACCACGGTGGTGCTGGGACTGGTTAGTCTGAAGAACGTGGCCGTGTCGTTCGCTGAGACGGTCAAGAGCTCGGCGCCCATCTTCACCGTCATCATGTCCCGCCTCATACTGGGAGAATACACAG GTTTCTGGGTCAATCTGTCTCTGGTTCCTGTGATGGCGGGTCTGGCTCTCTGCACTGCCACTGAGATCAGCTTCAACATGCTGGGCTTCTCCGCCGCTCTCTCCACCAACATCATGGACTG CTTGCAGAATGTGTTTTCCAAGAAGCTGCTGAGTGGAGACAAGTATAAGTTCAG TCCTGCAGAGCTTCAGTTTTACACCAGCGCTGCTGCGGTCATCATGCTCGTCCCTGCCTGGATCTTCCTGATG GACCTGCCGCTGATGGGGAAGAGCGAGCGCTCCTTCAGACTTTCTCAAGACAtcgtgctgctgctgctgttcgACGGCGTGCTCTTCCACCTGCAGAGCGTCACGGCCTACGCTCTCATGGGCCGCATCTCCCCCGTCACCTTCAG TGTGGCGAGCACGGTGAAGCACGCTCTGTCCATCTGGCTGAGCATCATCGTGTTCAGTAACCCCATCACGCTGGTGTCCGCCGTCGGGACCGTCATGGTGTTCCTGGGAGTCCTGCTCTACAACAAAGCCAAGCAGATGCAGAGAGACTCTCTGGTCCAGCACGCTCTCGAGCAGTCAGCCGAGTCCCAGCAGAAACCCATCATCCAAGACGGAGACGTCACCTCCGCCAAATAA
- the si:ch73-236j9.2 gene encoding solute carrier family 35 member E2A isoform X2: MSGSGKRWLWPSLGSFRPRSERVLLARSESAPGEPVLKITITETTVIEADAGVWSSRALTHLALWYFFSFCTLFLNKYILSLLEGEPSMLGAVQMLSTTVIGCVKMCVPCPLYSHKSRAEYPPNFLMIMLFVGLMRFTTVVLGLVSLKNVAVSFAETVKSSAPIFTVIMSRLILGEYTGFWVNLSLVPVMAGLALCTATEISFNMLGFSAALSTNIMDCLQNVFSKKLLSGDKYKFSPAELQFYTSAAAVIMLVPAWIFLMDLPLMGKSERSFRLSQDIVLLLLFDGVLFHLQSVTAYALMGRISPVTFRCFH, encoded by the exons ATGAGCGGCTCCGGGAAACGCTGGCTCTGGCCCTCGCTGGGCAGCTTCCGGCCGCGGTCGGAGCGAGTGCTGCTGGCCCGCAGCGAGAGCGCTCCTGGAGAGCCGGTGCTCAAGATCACCATCACTGAGACCACTGTGATCGAGGCGGACGCCGGCGTCTGGAGCTCCAGGGCTCTGACCCACCTGGCGCTCTGGTACTTCTTCAGCTTCTGCACGCTCTTCCTCAACAAGTACATTCTGTCTCTGCTGGAGGGAGAGCCGAGCATGCTGG GTGCTGTCCAGATGCTCTCCACGACTGTCATCGGCTGTGTGAAGATGTGTGTTCCTTGCCCCCTGTACAGTCACAAATCCCGCGCAGAATACCCCCCCAACTTCCTCATGATCATGCTGTTTGTGGGACTGATGAG GTTCACCACGGTGGTGCTGGGACTGGTTAGTCTGAAGAACGTGGCCGTGTCGTTCGCTGAGACGGTCAAGAGCTCGGCGCCCATCTTCACCGTCATCATGTCCCGCCTCATACTGGGAGAATACACAG GTTTCTGGGTCAATCTGTCTCTGGTTCCTGTGATGGCGGGTCTGGCTCTCTGCACTGCCACTGAGATCAGCTTCAACATGCTGGGCTTCTCCGCCGCTCTCTCCACCAACATCATGGACTG CTTGCAGAATGTGTTTTCCAAGAAGCTGCTGAGTGGAGACAAGTATAAGTTCAG TCCTGCAGAGCTTCAGTTTTACACCAGCGCTGCTGCGGTCATCATGCTCGTCCCTGCCTGGATCTTCCTGATG GACCTGCCGCTGATGGGGAAGAGCGAGCGCTCCTTCAGACTTTCTCAAGACAtcgtgctgctgctgctgttcgACGGCGTGCTCTTCCACCTGCAGAGCGTCACGGCCTACGCTCTCATGGGCCGCATCTCCCCCGTCACCTTCAG ATGTTTCCATTGA